Proteins encoded within one genomic window of Streptomyces taklimakanensis:
- a CDS encoding DUF6113 family protein, with protein sequence MSGRGARIAAYAVLTVLGGAVALAGSLVQAGWFPLGLLLALAGTVGLFLGGARLTRTRVGAAAPAGGWMLVVLLLTVSRPEGDFLFGAGGRSYVFLFGGMFAAVICATVAPSGHVLRPDTKAL encoded by the coding sequence GTGAGCGGCAGGGGAGCGCGGATCGCCGCGTACGCCGTCCTGACCGTGCTGGGCGGAGCGGTCGCCCTGGCCGGATCCCTGGTCCAGGCCGGTTGGTTCCCGTTGGGGCTGCTGTTGGCGCTCGCCGGAACCGTGGGGCTGTTCCTCGGCGGAGCGCGGCTGACCCGCACGAGGGTCGGCGCGGCGGCTCCGGCGGGCGGTTGGATGCTCGTGGTGCTGCTGCTGACCGTCTCGCGGCCCGAGGGCGACTTCCTGTTCGGCGCCGGCGGGAGGTCGTACGTCTTCCTGTTCGGAGGGATGTTCGCCGCTGTGATCTGCGCCACGGTCGCGCCGTCCGGTCACGTTCTCCGACCGGACACGAAGGCGCTGTGA